One stretch of Methanomassiliicoccus luminyensis B10 DNA includes these proteins:
- a CDS encoding CobW family GTP-binding protein, protein MILCSIAGFLGSGKTTLVIDLSRRLAGEGRKVAIIVNEIGEVGVDGALMSAYGLQMKEITEGCICCALSNTLMNTLQQLAKEYDPDVVFIEPTGVALPSKINKVVRTSLVEFDKKFSVCLVDAYRAPRINREAGAFFATQIKGSNLIVISKIELVDSMELVSVIDMVRSINPKAKIHTLSARNNLGVDALKNIILGESVEGG, encoded by the coding sequence ATGATACTATGTTCTATAGCTGGATTCCTAGGCAGCGGCAAGACCACGCTGGTCATCGACCTGTCGAGAAGGCTGGCCGGGGAGGGAAGAAAGGTGGCCATAATTGTCAATGAGATAGGGGAGGTCGGGGTCGACGGTGCCCTCATGAGCGCGTATGGCCTGCAAATGAAGGAGATCACTGAGGGGTGCATATGCTGTGCTTTGTCCAATACTCTCATGAACACCCTTCAGCAGCTTGCCAAGGAGTACGACCCCGACGTCGTTTTCATAGAGCCGACCGGAGTGGCCCTGCCATCTAAGATCAACAAGGTCGTGAGGACCTCCCTGGTGGAATTTGACAAGAAGTTCTCCGTCTGCCTTGTCGACGCCTATCGAGCGCCGAGGATAAACCGGGAGGCGGGAGCGTTCTTTGCGACCCAGATAAAGGGTTCGAACCTCATCGTCATCAGCAAGATCGAGCTGGTCGACAGCATGGAACTGGTGTCGGTAATTGACATGGTAAGGTCCATAAATCCGAAAGCAAAGATCCACACCCTTTCCGCGAGGAACAACCTGGGGGTGGACGCCCTTAAGAACATCATCCTAGGGGAGAGCGTGGAGGGGGGCTAA